A stretch of the Tardiphaga sp. 709 genome encodes the following:
- a CDS encoding M20 family peptidase, which produces MRRWIKLLRTAALIVIAAVLLLAGVVLVKTFSGGSRQLQVTAAAKAPVDEQAAAERLAEAIRFPTISNFLNPDQAAEPLRAMQAHLVASFPAFHAAAKREVVGDYSLLYTWEGSDPALKPIALLAHQDVVPVAPGTEKDWQQPPFKGVVADGFIWGRGSWDDKGNLYSILEAAEAMAKAGFKPKRTIYFAFGHDEEVSGKRGARAIAALLKSRGAKLDFVLDEGLLITEGILKGLDRPMALIGVAEKGYATLVLTAHGTPGHSSMPPRETAIGMMSAALAQLENKRLPMQVRGTVGEMFDTIAPEMSGFNRVVLSNLWLFKPLLLREFEKSGPTEATVRTTTALTIFKAGEQDNVLPGNAEATVNFRLLPGDTQASVTEHVRSAVSNDRISIAPFPGNTDPPPVTGTASPSYRALNQTIREIFPDALVAPGLMVAATDSRHYTDVTDNIFRFSPVRATSEDLKRFHGTNERLSVANYADMIRFYRRLIENTAN; this is translated from the coding sequence ATGCGCCGATGGATCAAACTGCTCCGAACGGCCGCGCTGATCGTCATCGCGGCCGTTCTGCTTCTTGCGGGCGTCGTACTCGTCAAGACGTTCAGCGGGGGATCGCGGCAGCTGCAAGTGACCGCAGCGGCGAAAGCGCCCGTCGATGAGCAGGCGGCCGCAGAGCGCCTTGCAGAGGCGATCCGCTTTCCGACCATCTCCAATTTTCTCAATCCCGATCAGGCTGCCGAACCGCTTCGTGCGATGCAGGCGCATCTGGTGGCGAGCTTTCCGGCTTTCCATGCGGCGGCGAAGCGCGAAGTGGTCGGCGATTACAGCCTGCTCTACACATGGGAAGGCAGCGATCCTGCCTTGAAGCCGATCGCGCTGCTGGCGCATCAGGATGTCGTGCCTGTTGCCCCGGGCACCGAAAAGGACTGGCAGCAGCCGCCGTTCAAGGGCGTCGTCGCCGATGGCTTCATCTGGGGGCGCGGGTCATGGGACGACAAGGGCAATCTGTACTCAATCCTCGAAGCCGCCGAAGCCATGGCGAAGGCAGGTTTCAAGCCGAAACGCACGATCTATTTCGCTTTCGGTCATGACGAGGAAGTGTCCGGCAAGCGCGGCGCGCGGGCGATCGCGGCGCTGCTGAAATCACGCGGCGCGAAACTCGACTTCGTGCTCGACGAAGGCCTGCTGATCACCGAGGGGATTCTCAAGGGCCTCGACAGACCGATGGCGTTGATCGGCGTGGCCGAGAAGGGCTATGCGACGCTGGTGCTGACCGCGCATGGCACGCCCGGTCATTCGTCGATGCCGCCCCGCGAAACGGCCATCGGCATGATGAGCGCAGCACTGGCGCAGCTTGAGAACAAGCGCCTGCCGATGCAGGTCCGCGGCACCGTCGGCGAGATGTTCGACACCATCGCGCCGGAAATGAGCGGCTTCAACCGCGTGGTGCTGTCCAATCTCTGGCTGTTCAAGCCCCTGCTGCTGCGCGAATTCGAGAAGAGCGGCCCGACCGAGGCGACGGTGCGCACGACCACGGCGCTGACGATCTTCAAGGCCGGCGAGCAGGACAATGTGCTGCCGGGCAATGCCGAGGCCACGGTAAATTTTCGGCTATTGCCCGGCGATACCCAGGCCAGCGTCACCGAACATGTGCGCAGCGCCGTCAGCAACGACAGGATTTCCATCGCGCCGTTCCCCGGCAATACCGATCCGCCCCCGGTGACCGGCACGGCGAGTCCGTCCTATCGCGCGCTCAACCAGACCATTCGCGAGATCTTCCCGGATGCGCTGGTGGCACCGGGCCTGATGGTGGCGGCAACGGACTCGCGGCACTACACGGATGTGACCGACAACATCTTCCGCTTCTCGCCGGTGCGCGCGACGTCCGAAGACCTCAAGCGCTTTCACGGCACCAATGAGCGTCTTAGCGTGGCGAATTACGCGGACATGATCCGGTTCTATCGACGGCTGATCGAGAATACGGCGAATTAA
- the folD gene encoding bifunctional methylenetetrahydrofolate dehydrogenase/methenyltetrahydrofolate cyclohydrolase FolD — MTASIIDGKIIAAELRDRVAAEVARVKAEHGVTPGLAVVLVGSDPASEVYVRSKHKQTQEAGMASFEHKLPADVAQADLIALVQKLNADPAVHGILVQLPLPKGLDTDTVVNAIDPAKDVDGLHPTNAGRLASGMPALSPCTPLGCIILTKSVHKSLEGMNAIVIGRSNLVGRPLVQLLLNENATVTIAHSKSRDLAKLCAQADLVYAAVGRPEMVRGDWIKPGATVIDVGINRLPGAEGKTRLVGDVAYQEALKTAGAITPVPGGVGQMTVACLLVNTLRAACAIHRLAAPAV, encoded by the coding sequence ATGACCGCCAGCATCATCGATGGAAAGATCATTGCCGCCGAATTGCGCGACCGCGTCGCCGCCGAAGTCGCGCGCGTCAAAGCCGAACATGGCGTGACGCCTGGCCTCGCCGTAGTGCTGGTCGGCAGCGATCCCGCCAGCGAGGTCTACGTGCGCAGCAAGCACAAGCAGACCCAGGAAGCCGGCATGGCCTCCTTCGAACACAAGCTGCCGGCTGATGTCGCGCAGGCCGATCTGATCGCGCTGGTGCAGAAGCTGAACGCCGATCCGGCCGTACACGGTATCCTCGTGCAGCTGCCGCTGCCGAAGGGGCTCGACACCGACACCGTCGTCAACGCCATCGATCCCGCCAAGGACGTCGACGGCCTGCACCCGACCAATGCCGGACGTCTCGCCAGTGGCATGCCCGCTTTGTCGCCCTGCACGCCACTCGGCTGTATCATCCTGACCAAGAGCGTGCACAAATCACTCGAAGGCATGAATGCCATCGTGATCGGCCGTTCCAATCTGGTCGGCCGTCCCTTGGTGCAACTGCTGCTCAATGAAAACGCCACGGTGACCATCGCGCATTCGAAGTCGCGCGATCTCGCCAAGCTCTGCGCGCAGGCGGATCTGGTCTATGCGGCAGTGGGCCGCCCTGAAATGGTGCGCGGTGACTGGATCAAGCCCGGCGCGACCGTGATCGATGTCGGCATCAATCGGCTGCCCGGCGCCGAAGGCAAGACCCGCCTCGTCGGCGACGTCGCCTATCAGGAAGCGCTGAAGACCGCCGGCGCCATCACGCCAGTCCCAGGCGGCGTCGGCCAGATGACCGTGGCGTGCCTGCTGGTCAACACGCTGCGGGCCGCCTGTGCGATCCACAGGCTGGCTGCCCCGGCGGTTTAA
- a CDS encoding DUF167 domain-containing protein, producing MADPSRYATDGVSIAVRVTPRGGRDDIDGIETMANGRSVVKVRVRAIAEGGEANRAMTELFAKRLGVPKRDVRVLSGTTSRVKQIAVDGDPTKLGAMLRRITAATPDDTDDRTDT from the coding sequence GTGGCAGATCCCTCGCGCTACGCGACTGACGGTGTCAGCATCGCCGTTCGCGTGACGCCGCGGGGTGGCCGAGACGATATCGACGGGATCGAGACCATGGCCAATGGCCGTTCGGTAGTGAAGGTGCGGGTTCGCGCCATCGCCGAGGGCGGCGAAGCCAACCGCGCCATGACCGAACTGTTTGCCAAGCGGCTCGGCGTGCCGAAGCGCGATGTGCGCGTGCTGTCCGGCACCACGTCGCGCGTGAAGCAGATCGCGGTCGACGGCGACCCGACGAAACTAGGCGCGATGCTGCGCAGGATCACTGCAGCAACGCCCGACGACACAGACGACAGGACCGACACATGA
- a CDS encoding YggT family protein, with protein MRAVLDIVLIILDLYVWLLIASAILSWLIAFNVVNTRNQFVSAIAEFLFRITEPVLAPIRRMLPSLGGLDISPIILILIIMFLQRVITYYIYPSVF; from the coding sequence ATGCGCGCCGTTCTCGATATCGTGCTGATCATTCTCGATCTCTATGTCTGGCTGCTGATCGCCTCGGCGATTCTGTCCTGGCTGATCGCCTTCAACGTCGTCAACACCCGCAACCAGTTCGTCTCCGCGATCGCCGAATTCCTGTTCCGGATCACCGAGCCCGTGCTGGCGCCAATCCGCAGAATGCTGCCGAGCCTCGGCGGCCTCGATATCTCGCCGATCATCCTGATCCTGATCATCATGTTCCTGCAGCGGGTGATCACCTACTACATCTATCCCAGCGTCTTCTGA
- a CDS encoding SDR family NAD(P)-dependent oxidoreductase, whose amino-acid sequence MTERVTLITGASAGIGAEFARIFAANKHRVALVARRAERLNALAAEITAAGGAAPIIIPCDLEQRDACAQIAAALAAADVEVEYVVNNAGFGMFGRAIDMDRDRQLGMLEVNVRALTDLSLRFSESLIRNKGGILNLSSIAGFLPGPGMAVYYASKAYVLSFTEALRQELGSKGVRVTALCPGPVPSEFQARAGFTPGLDSAILNVSAADVALLGYQGLMANKRTVFPGLGIKIVPLLLRLFPRGFIAGAVARLQLRRV is encoded by the coding sequence GTGACTGAGCGCGTGACGTTAATAACCGGAGCCTCGGCCGGAATTGGCGCCGAGTTCGCGCGCATCTTCGCTGCGAACAAGCATCGCGTCGCTCTGGTTGCACGCCGTGCCGAGCGCCTGAATGCGCTGGCCGCTGAAATCACTGCTGCCGGCGGCGCTGCGCCCATCATCATTCCCTGCGATCTCGAACAACGCGACGCCTGCGCCCAGATCGCGGCTGCCCTCGCTGCTGCCGATGTCGAAGTGGAGTACGTCGTGAACAATGCCGGCTTCGGCATGTTCGGTCGCGCCATCGACATGGACCGCGACCGGCAACTCGGCATGCTTGAGGTCAATGTGCGCGCACTGACGGATCTGTCGCTGCGCTTTTCCGAGAGCCTGATCCGCAACAAGGGCGGCATTCTCAATCTCAGCTCGATCGCGGGTTTTTTGCCGGGTCCCGGAATGGCCGTGTACTACGCCAGCAAGGCCTATGTGCTGTCCTTCACCGAAGCACTGCGTCAGGAGCTCGGCTCAAAGGGCGTGCGCGTCACCGCATTGTGCCCCGGGCCGGTGCCTTCGGAATTCCAGGCGCGCGCCGGATTCACGCCGGGCCTCGACTCAGCCATCCTCAATGTCTCGGCCGCCGATGTCGCCCTGCTGGGCTATCAGGGCCTGATGGCCAACAAACGCACGGTTTTCCCCGGCCTCGGCATCAAGATCGTGCCGCTACTGCTGCGGCTTTTTCCGCGCGGCTTCATCGCTGGGGCGGTGGCAAGGTTGCAGTTGAGACGGGTGTGA
- a CDS encoding TerB family tellurite resistance protein, with the protein MLEKLRQFIADVVSPDAHENQAFDDTGFRLAATALMLHVISLDGEPSAIERAKLHSLIESRFELDPGTADRLISAATLVEGEAVDLYHFTSVIMRVVDEPGRVRLVEMMWQLVYADGRVSEFEENVVWRAADLLAVSSRDRMELKRRVAGGTATTDTTV; encoded by the coding sequence ATGCTGGAAAAACTGCGCCAATTCATTGCCGACGTGGTGTCTCCCGATGCGCACGAAAATCAGGCATTCGACGATACCGGCTTCCGTCTTGCCGCCACGGCGCTGATGCTTCACGTCATCTCGCTGGACGGTGAGCCCTCAGCTATCGAGAGAGCCAAGTTGCACAGCCTGATCGAGTCGCGTTTCGAGCTCGATCCCGGCACGGCTGACAGGCTCATCTCGGCTGCCACCCTCGTCGAAGGCGAAGCCGTCGATCTCTATCACTTTACGAGCGTCATCATGCGCGTGGTCGACGAGCCCGGCCGTGTCCGTCTCGTCGAGATGATGTGGCAGCTGGTCTATGCTGACGGTCGCGTCAGTGAGTTCGAGGAAAATGTGGTCTGGCGCGCAGCCGACCTGCTCGCAGTTTCATCACGTGACCGGATGGAGCTCAAACGACGCGTGGCGGGCGGTACGGCCACAACGGATACCACTGTCTGA
- a CDS encoding adenylate/guanylate cyclase domain-containing protein, translating to MSDVQALFATLNQATDPAVADAIAQLIRDGADHELNRINVLDFAARRGLNEERVISGFLHASRLGLFDLTWNVLCPGCSGVLDAHSTLKSLRHDDYHCGLCACGYEASVDEQVEVAFTVAPRVRHIAAHDPNTLPLWEYFKQVFWSSGVDLNQESFASLTDEVTLDAMELPAHEKAVMSLHLPSEFVIVFEPVTHAAQFIDVQGEPTKERQHLSLIYNRQHTPTGTITMQPGPLRLSLENQTEVRVLPSVFVAAEGLHHLIGKRKPFLTAKRILTNQTFRDVYKADNLNIDQRLKITSLTFLFTDLKGSTALYERVGDLAAFDLVRAHFHALLEIIASEAGAVVKTIGDAVMATFTRPEQALAAGLRMRAAMERLNEERGTKDLVVKIGIHEGPCLAVMLNERQDYFGQTVNIAARVQGLSTSQAIHVTSPVISAQAVEAILRKAEITPIQKHAALRGIADKMVVYEIP from the coding sequence ATGAGTGATGTTCAGGCACTATTCGCGACATTGAACCAGGCGACCGATCCGGCCGTAGCCGATGCCATTGCACAACTGATCCGCGACGGCGCGGACCACGAACTCAATCGTATCAATGTGCTGGATTTTGCGGCACGCCGTGGCCTGAACGAAGAGCGCGTCATTTCCGGCTTCCTGCATGCCTCCCGCCTCGGCCTGTTCGACCTGACCTGGAATGTGTTGTGCCCGGGCTGCAGCGGCGTCCTCGACGCCCACAGCACGCTGAAATCGCTACGCCATGACGACTACCATTGCGGGCTCTGCGCCTGCGGCTATGAAGCGTCGGTTGACGAGCAGGTCGAGGTGGCGTTCACGGTCGCACCGCGCGTCAGGCACATCGCTGCACACGACCCCAATACGCTGCCGCTCTGGGAATATTTCAAGCAGGTGTTCTGGAGTTCAGGCGTCGATCTCAATCAGGAATCGTTTGCGTCACTCACCGATGAAGTGACACTGGACGCAATGGAATTGCCGGCACATGAAAAAGCGGTGATGTCGCTGCACTTGCCGTCGGAATTCGTCATCGTGTTCGAGCCGGTAACCCATGCCGCGCAGTTCATTGACGTGCAGGGCGAGCCGACCAAGGAACGACAGCATCTGTCGCTGATCTACAACCGGCAGCATACGCCGACCGGCACCATCACAATGCAACCCGGACCGCTGCGATTGTCCCTCGAAAACCAGACCGAGGTGCGCGTGCTGCCATCGGTATTTGTCGCGGCCGAGGGTCTCCATCACCTGATCGGCAAGCGCAAGCCGTTCCTCACAGCCAAGCGGATACTCACCAACCAGACCTTTCGCGACGTCTACAAGGCCGACAACCTCAATATCGATCAGCGACTGAAGATTACCTCGCTGACTTTCCTGTTCACCGACCTCAAGGGCTCGACTGCCTTGTACGAGCGCGTCGGCGATCTCGCAGCCTTCGATCTGGTGCGTGCGCATTTCCACGCACTGCTGGAGATCATTGCGTCGGAAGCCGGTGCCGTCGTGAAGACCATCGGTGATGCCGTCATGGCGACCTTTACGCGGCCCGAACAGGCGCTGGCCGCAGGTTTGCGCATGCGCGCCGCGATGGAGCGGCTGAATGAAGAGCGCGGCACCAAAGACCTCGTGGTCAAAATCGGTATCCATGAGGGACCCTGCCTCGCTGTGATGCTGAACGAGCGGCAGGATTACTTTGGCCAGACCGTCAATATCGCTGCCAGGGTGCAGGGCCTGTCAACCTCGCAAGCGATTCACGTTACCAGCCCGGTGATATCGGCGCAGGCCGTGGAAGCCATTCTGCGGAAGGCTGAGATCACGCCGATCCAGAAACATGCGGCCTTGCGCGGTATCGCCGACAAAATGGTGGTCTATGAAATCCCGTGA
- a CDS encoding cytochrome P450, whose amino-acid sequence MSIAEVYDFSAPRQPLVPPSPPRAPENMGALGRMSAMRRSAIETWGQRAYEDDIIKGRFFGHASFILNNPDAIRHVLVDNYENYTRTPAAFRVLRPMLGEGLLLAEGRTWKHQRRTLAPAFTPRAVTTLVPHMISAVDDTLADLHRAEGKPVDLRAIMQRMTLEIAGRTMFSFGMAEHGAKLRDFVMEYGMNLARPHFLDLLLPLGWPTPQDISRAFFRRRWTRFVGELMTARRAAGKNDDAPRDLFDLMVAARDPETGASFTDVQLGDQVATMILAGHETTATALFWALYMLTLDPATQEQVAAEARAASANGTFDIEHLKFTRAVIDETMRLYPPAFLIARAAAGPDRLAGQSVASKDVILIAPWLLHRHEKLWHEPNAFMPSRFMPGATPPDRFAYLPFGVGARVCIGAHFALVEATLALAKIIGAFRIELPDKAPVMPIGVVTTQPDRSPQFWIERR is encoded by the coding sequence GTGAGCATTGCCGAAGTCTATGACTTTTCAGCTCCACGGCAGCCCCTGGTGCCGCCGAGCCCGCCGCGTGCGCCCGAGAACATGGGAGCACTGGGGCGTATGTCGGCCATGCGCCGCAGCGCCATCGAGACCTGGGGCCAGCGTGCCTATGAAGATGACATCATCAAGGGCCGCTTCTTCGGCCATGCCAGTTTCATCCTCAATAACCCCGATGCGATCCGCCATGTGCTGGTAGACAATTACGAGAACTATACCCGCACGCCTGCGGCATTCCGCGTGCTGCGGCCGATGCTCGGCGAGGGCCTGCTGCTCGCCGAAGGCCGCACTTGGAAACACCAGCGCCGGACACTGGCGCCGGCCTTCACACCGCGCGCAGTGACGACTTTGGTGCCGCACATGATCTCGGCGGTCGATGACACGCTGGCCGACCTGCACCGTGCGGAGGGCAAGCCGGTCGATCTGCGCGCGATCATGCAGCGGATGACGCTGGAGATCGCAGGCCGCACCATGTTCTCGTTCGGCATGGCCGAACATGGCGCGAAGCTGCGCGACTTCGTGATGGAATACGGCATGAACCTAGCACGGCCGCATTTCCTCGACCTGCTGCTGCCGCTGGGCTGGCCAACGCCGCAGGATATCTCGCGCGCCTTCTTCCGCAGACGCTGGACGAGATTCGTCGGCGAGCTGATGACCGCACGTCGCGCCGCCGGCAAGAACGACGACGCGCCGCGCGATCTGTTCGATCTGATGGTGGCCGCGCGCGATCCGGAAACCGGCGCATCCTTCACCGACGTGCAACTCGGCGATCAGGTGGCGACGATGATCCTCGCCGGCCATGAGACGACGGCAACGGCGCTGTTCTGGGCGCTGTATATGCTGACGCTCGATCCGGCGACCCAGGAGCAGGTCGCGGCCGAAGCCCGCGCCGCCAGTGCGAACGGTACGTTCGATATCGAACATCTGAAATTCACCCGCGCCGTGATCGACGAAACCATGCGGCTCTATCCGCCGGCTTTTCTGATCGCGCGCGCCGCCGCGGGCCCTGATCGTCTGGCTGGCCAGTCCGTTGCCAGCAAGGACGTGATCCTGATCGCGCCCTGGCTGCTGCATCGGCACGAGAAATTGTGGCACGAGCCCAACGCCTTCATGCCGTCCCGCTTCATGCCCGGCGCGACGCCGCCGGACCGCTTCGCCTATCTGCCTTTTGGCGTCGGTGCCCGGGTCTGCATCGGCGCGCATTTCGCGCTTGTCGAGGCCACATTGGCGCTGGCGAAAATCATCGGCGCGTTCCGCATCGAGCTGCCGGATAAAGCGCCCGTCATGCCGATCGGCGTGGTGACGACACAACCGGATCGCTCGCCACAGTTCTGGATTGAGCGACGCTGA
- a CDS encoding hydrolase translates to MTLSRRTILTGAAMLPLALHTLRFEAVAQTNPSAAAGSDIPPILFVHGNGDHAALWMTQIWRMESNGVPRNRLMALNFTDPLARSDDAVAQQGRSSTEDQRRELGEAIAKLKKRTGAVKVALVANSRGGNAVRNYVKNGGGGDVSHAVLCGTPNHGVFDWADNPGSEFNGRGPFLKGLNGSEGPEVTEGTAFLTLRSDGIDKYAQPDSRLLGKPGVATGVTSDGPALRGATNLVIGAIDHRETGFHPRAFREIYKFIAGREPARIDIAPENEVKISGLVTGTPGGAPTNRPVADALVEVYRVAPDSGERIGAALYATRTSADGRWGPVQVDPTWPVEIVLTSAGAPITHSYRSPFLRSSDVVHLRAGRALGPADTTAGAVVSMSRVRGYFGLPRDVVLLDGKEPTDVKAGVPTDSLSTIRLPVTDIGRPVAALFNQERIVVRAWPASENRITVAEFTE, encoded by the coding sequence ATGACGCTGTCGCGACGAACCATTCTCACAGGCGCAGCGATGCTGCCGCTGGCCCTCCATACGCTCCGTTTCGAGGCGGTTGCACAGACCAACCCTAGCGCAGCGGCCGGTTCCGACATTCCTCCGATTCTGTTCGTCCACGGCAATGGCGACCACGCGGCGCTCTGGATGACGCAGATCTGGCGCATGGAATCCAATGGCGTTCCGCGCAACCGTCTGATGGCGCTCAATTTCACCGATCCGCTGGCGCGTTCCGACGATGCTGTGGCGCAGCAAGGCCGCTCCTCCACGGAGGACCAGCGCCGCGAGCTCGGCGAGGCCATCGCGAAACTGAAAAAGCGCACGGGCGCGGTGAAAGTGGCGCTCGTCGCCAATTCCCGCGGCGGCAATGCGGTGCGCAATTACGTCAAGAATGGCGGCGGAGGCGATGTCAGCCACGCCGTGTTGTGCGGCACGCCCAATCACGGCGTATTCGACTGGGCCGACAATCCCGGCAGCGAATTCAACGGCCGCGGGCCGTTCCTCAAAGGGCTCAATGGCAGCGAAGGCCCGGAAGTGACCGAGGGTACTGCGTTCCTGACGCTGCGCAGCGATGGCATCGACAAATATGCGCAGCCCGATAGCCGGCTGCTCGGCAAGCCGGGCGTGGCCACCGGCGTCACCTCCGATGGTCCGGCACTGCGCGGCGCCACCAATCTCGTGATCGGCGCCATCGATCATCGCGAGACCGGCTTTCACCCCCGCGCCTTCCGCGAGATCTACAAATTCATCGCCGGCCGCGAACCCGCGCGGATCGATATCGCGCCGGAAAATGAGGTGAAAATCAGCGGTCTCGTCACCGGCACGCCTGGCGGCGCGCCGACCAATCGTCCGGTCGCGGATGCTCTGGTCGAGGTGTATCGCGTCGCACCTGACAGCGGCGAACGGATCGGGGCGGCGCTCTATGCGACCCGCACCTCCGCCGATGGCCGCTGGGGTCCGGTTCAGGTCGACCCGACCTGGCCTGTCGAGATCGTGCTGACATCGGCAGGCGCGCCGATCACGCATTCCTATCGCTCGCCATTCCTCCGCTCGTCCGACGTCGTTCATCTGCGCGCCGGTCGCGCCCTGGGTCCCGCCGACACCACTGCCGGCGCGGTGGTGTCGATGTCGCGCGTCCGCGGCTATTTCGGACTGCCGCGCGATGTCGTGCTGCTCGACGGCAAGGAGCCGACCGACGTGAAAGCCGGCGTGCCCACGGATTCGCTCTCGACCATCCGCCTTCCGGTCACAGATATCGGACGTCCGGTGGCGGCACTGTTCAATCAGGAGCGGATCGTGGTGCGTGCCTGGCCGGCTTCGGAAAACCGGATCACGGTGGCGGAGTTCACCGAGTAG
- a CDS encoding MFS transporter, with the protein MAEAAKPVVLPSDGIAAPLRFAVFRRIWLASLLSNLGLMIQSVGAAWAMTQMTASADKVALVQTALMLPIMLISMPAGAVADMYDRRVVSLVSLVLSLVGATMLTMLDWTGHITPNILLAFCFIIGSGMALFGPAWQSSVGEQVPPEVLPSAVALNGISYNIARSFGPAIGGIVVAAAGAVAAFAANAVLYIPLLVVLFLWRRKVDVSRLPRERMSRAIVSGVRYIANSPSIRIVLTRTLITGICGGSVSALMPLVARDLLHGGAQTYGIMLGAFGMGAVIGAMNIGHVRKHLSGEGAIRACALIMGVAIAVVAVSSEPVITAAALVVAGSVWMLAVALFNIGVQLSAPRWVAGRSLAAFQAAIAGGIAIGSWGWGHLTDMVGVEAALLVSGASMFLSPLFGLFLRMPPTGARDEDAETLADPEVQLQLTARSGPLVVEIEYRVDQESARAFHGVMQDVQLSRQRNGAYGWSIARDIADPELWTERYHCPTWLDFLRQRNRATQSERALYQRAVAFHLGPDPVRVRRMLERPFGSVRWKDDTPDRAATEVLPVATPAGSSG; encoded by the coding sequence ATGGCCGAAGCAGCGAAACCAGTGGTTCTTCCCTCCGACGGCATTGCCGCCCCGCTGCGGTTTGCGGTGTTCCGGCGGATCTGGCTCGCCAGCCTGCTGTCGAATCTGGGCCTGATGATCCAGAGCGTGGGCGCTGCCTGGGCGATGACCCAGATGACTGCGTCGGCGGACAAGGTGGCGCTGGTGCAGACCGCCTTGATGCTGCCGATCATGCTGATCTCCATGCCCGCAGGCGCCGTGGCCGACATGTATGACCGCCGCGTCGTGTCGCTGGTGTCGCTGGTGCTGTCGCTGGTCGGCGCCACCATGCTGACCATGCTGGACTGGACTGGCCACATCACGCCGAACATCTTGCTGGCCTTCTGCTTCATCATCGGCAGCGGCATGGCGCTGTTCGGGCCGGCCTGGCAATCCTCAGTGGGCGAGCAGGTGCCGCCGGAGGTACTGCCATCCGCCGTGGCGCTGAACGGCATCAGCTACAATATCGCGCGCAGTTTCGGCCCGGCGATCGGCGGCATCGTGGTTGCCGCCGCCGGTGCCGTCGCAGCCTTCGCGGCCAATGCGGTGCTGTACATCCCGTTGCTGGTGGTGCTGTTCCTGTGGCGTCGCAAGGTCGATGTGTCCAGGCTGCCGCGCGAACGGATGAGCCGCGCCATCGTGTCCGGCGTGCGCTACATCGCCAATTCGCCGTCGATCCGCATCGTGCTGACGCGCACGCTGATCACCGGCATCTGCGGTGGCTCGGTGTCGGCACTGATGCCGCTGGTCGCGCGCGACCTTCTGCATGGCGGCGCGCAGACCTATGGCATCATGCTCGGCGCCTTCGGCATGGGTGCGGTGATCGGCGCAATGAATATCGGCCATGTCCGCAAGCATCTCAGCGGCGAAGGCGCGATCCGCGCCTGCGCGCTGATTATGGGTGTCGCGATTGCTGTCGTTGCGGTCAGCAGTGAGCCCGTGATCACCGCGGCGGCGCTGGTGGTGGCGGGGTCGGTGTGGATGCTGGCGGTCGCCCTGTTCAATATTGGCGTGCAGCTCTCCGCACCGCGCTGGGTCGCCGGGCGTTCGCTTGCGGCATTCCAGGCGGCGATTGCCGGCGGCATTGCGATTGGCAGCTGGGGTTGGGGTCATCTCACCGATATGGTCGGCGTCGAGGCCGCGCTACTAGTGTCCGGCGCGTCGATGTTTCTGTCACCACTGTTCGGTCTGTTCTTGCGGATGCCGCCGACCGGCGCACGCGATGAGGATGCCGAGACGCTGGCTGACCCCGAAGTACAGCTGCAGCTCACAGCGCGCAGCGGCCCGCTGGTGGTAGAGATCGAATATCGCGTGGATCAGGAGAGTGCGCGGGCGTTCCACGGCGTGATGCAGGACGTGCAGCTCTCGCGCCAGCGCAACGGCGCCTATGGCTGGTCGATCGCGCGCGATATCGCCGATCCCGAATTGTGGACCGAGCGCTATCACTGCCCGACCTGGCTCGACTTCCTGCGCCAGCGCAACCGCGCGACACAGTCCGAACGCGCATTGTATCAGCGCGCAGTGGCATTCCATCTCGGGCCGGATCCGGTCCGCGTGCGTCGCATGCTGGAGCGGCCGTTTGGTTCGGTGCGCTGGAAGGACGATACGCCTGATCGCGCGGCGACCGAGGTGCTTCCTGTCGCGACGCCGGCCGGCAGCAGCGGTTAG
- a CDS encoding cysteine rich repeat-containing protein, producing the protein MTRLLIIPFLLIATSAFAQGGNTSANQSACSRDVSRFCRAKMNDGDMVVLSCLKENRSKLSKACAKILAENNQ; encoded by the coding sequence ATGACCCGACTTTTGATCATTCCGTTCCTGCTGATCGCAACGTCCGCTTTCGCGCAGGGCGGCAACACATCAGCCAATCAGTCGGCCTGCTCACGCGACGTCTCGCGCTTCTGCCGCGCCAAGATGAATGATGGCGACATGGTCGTGCTCAGCTGTCTCAAGGAAAACCGTTCGAAGCTCAGCAAGGCCTGCGCGAAAATTCTCGCCGAGAATAATCAATAG